The following is a genomic window from Ethanoligenens harbinense YUAN-3.
TGACCGCGGGCACTGCCCGCTGGCGGAGAGGGAGGGATTCGAACCCTCGTGTGATTACTCACAAACTGATTTCGAGTCAGCCCCGTTATGACCGCTTCGATACCTCTCCATATATAGTTTTACCGCAAAAGCGGGAAAACGCGAGTTTGAAAAAGTGTTAGCAAACTGTTAGCGTGCGCCTGATTTTTGGGAAGCATCGACCGCCGACAAGCCCTGATTTCATGCGGGTTCGCGGCTTTTTGGGTGAAACGAAGCCCACTTGATTTCGAGTCAGCCCCGTTATGACCACTTCGATACCTTTCCGTATATTATCCCTTTATCCACTTCCGAAATTGGAAGAAAAAATAGGGAAACTGTTGATATGCAGTGCATCAAACACAACACATCGGCAAACAGCGCCTTAATAGTATAGCAAACCGCATGCTAAAAGTCAAATGTTTTTGTATGTCTGATCCCTTCTTTCGTTTTTTGGTTGCGGTTTTTCAGAACAAAAACCCTACTTTGCTTCTACACAACCAATGCAAAATATGATACTATAATGCATGAGCCTTATTTATTTTACCGCAGGGCGGCATGTGCAACCGAGGGGCACTATGATTGTAAAATGCATTAAGAATCCTGATGTTTTTAAAATACAGGACGAACTGACAAACGCCGTCTATTACGGTTGCAATCAGGAATGGTATCAAACAAAATGGCAGCGGCGCTCCGGTTGCGGGCCAACTACTTCCACCACTATTCTGCAGTATCTGTATGCCACACGGAAAAACAGCGCGCCGCTGTTGCTGACCAAAGGCGCCTGCCTGCAATGTATGGAAGAGGTATGGAAGTATGTTACACCCGGCCCGCAGGGCATTTCCTCTACCCAGAAATTCTGCAAAGGGCTGGATGCGTATGCTCGGGCCAAATCTTTGCGCCTCCAGACCGATGTGCTGGATATCCCACGTTATCGCAGCAAACGCCCGCCGTTTTCAGAAACACTGGCTTTTCTTGACAACGCGCTGAAGAATGATCTGCCGATTGCTTTTTTGAACCTCCACAACGGACAGGAACCAATACTGGACTCTTGGCATTGGGTGACCATTATTTCTGTGGAGTATGCATCGGACGCCAGTAAAGCGTTTGTCGGCATATTGGACGAGGGGATGCGCAAAAACATTGATTTCTCCATGTGGTTTCACACGACCCTTTGGGGCGGCGGTCTGGTCGCGTTCGATATGCTGTGAACACGGTTCAAACAGAAATTCCCCGTTGCCTGGATGAACCCCTAAAAGTTAGACAATAGTTTTAATTAAGTTACCCAAAGGCTTGCTGCCTGCGTAGAGCAGGTGGCAAGCCCTTCCGTTTTGCCTTGATGTGGCGATTGTTGTAATAACCCGGGTGGTCTACAAGCTCGGCTTTGAACTTGAGCCGTTCTCAATTTTTCGGAGACAAAGAAGCCGTGCAAATGTGTGTTTGTTTCAAAAGCTCCTAATAACCCTTTGCCGGCGTACTGGATACCCTGATCCGAATGATGGAGCAGGCCTGCTCTGAGTTTGTATCGCCAAATTGCCGTGTTCAGCACTCTTTTGCAGAAATCGGTGTCGATTCGGCTGCTGGTGGCAAATCCAATGATCGCCGATCAAACAAATCGTATACGGTGCCCAGATAAAGCCCCTTCTCGTCTGTTTCTGCACAGCTGATCTTGTTGGGGCATCCATATTTGGTAGTTTTTATAAGAAGTCATATCGCAATCAGCAAGTTTCGAAATTGTACCACGCATCATCATTTTTCCGTTATTATGGCATACTTGTTTTATATTGGTTTCTCCAACAGTATTATACTTTACCAAGGAGAACGTATTCAAGCCTGCATTTACTCAAGGTAAATATTTTTAAAGAAAATAAGATGAAATTCTCCAATCTGTTCTAATTATGTCTGAAATTTTCAATAAGCATATATTTTTATAGTTCAATCTTCTTGGAAATCCCATGGGTGTGTGTGATAATGCTCATCGACAAGATTTACCTGCTTTAAAAGTTTAGGGTCTTTGAGTAAAGTTTTTACCGGCAAATCGGCAGCAATGGTATGGTCTTCGTCAAACAGAATTGCGCGGTCGGAAACATGCGGAACCAAATCCAGATCATGTGTCGCAAAAATCAAAGTTTTGCCCGCTTTTCCCAACGATTGAAGCAGGTGCAGTAGCCATGTCTGCGATCGTGGGTCCAGGCTGCTGGCAGGTTCATCCAGAACGAGAACATCTGGATTCAAAATGAGAACACTGCCGATAGCCACTTTCTTTTTCTCTCCGCCGCTGAGATGGAACGGCGGTTTTTCCAGCAGCTTTTCAATGTCAAGTATAGAGGAAAGTTCATCAATGCGCTTTCTTATCGTGTCTTTTGGCAGACCAAACTGGAGGGGGCCAAAGGCCAGTTCTTCGTAAACCGTACTGCAAAACAACTGAGCTTCCGAGTCCTGAAAAACAAATCCGATTCGGCGATGGTAAACAGTGGACAGGTTTCCTTTGAAATGCTCACGCTCCACTTTCTTTCCGAATGCGGTAAATGTCCCGCTCTGTGGAAAAAGGAGCCCGGCCAGTATTTTCAATAGAGTGGATTTGCCGCAGCCGTTTGCTCCAAGGATGCTCAGCCGTTCTCCCGCGACGATTTCAAGGCTTATATTTGAAAGCACCGGTTCGCTCTGCGGGTAAGCATATGAAACTTCGTCCAGTTTGAAAACGGTCTGATTCAAAACAGATGTTCACCCACAATCAATAGCATTAAGATGACGACGCTGTTTATCAAAAAAAGGACATCAGCAGCACTTATTTTATAGCTGCGGATGCTTACGGGTTTTCCGGAAAACCCCCGGCAGACCATAGCGTCGTAAATCTCTTCGCTTAATCCTTGTGATTTTATAAAAAGATATGCAACACTGTGGCTCATGAAGCGGCGGTTGTCGGCGGTTTCCAGCTTGCCGACCGTCCGGAGAAACCGGGCCTCCATCATGTTTTTGGCCATTTCCACTGTGACAAATAGGTAGCGGTAGGCCATATTCAAAACGGAGACGACCACTAAAGGCACATGCATCCCGGCAAGCGCATGGGTGATTTGAGACCATCTTGTTGTCAACAACAGAAGAAACGCAAACGACAAGGAAATTCCGGGATGCAGCGCGAGCCGAAATGCCATGGCGATGCCGGAGGAAGTAAAATACAGACCGTTTTGCATACCGAAGGTTCCGGGTGGCAGCACGTAAAAGAGGGGCGCTCCCTTTGTAAACAGGCTGGAGGCGCCCGGTATGGAACAAACAAACACGGCCGGAGGAAGATACGCCCATACCCGGCGGAAATAGTCTGTCATGTTAAGCCCGGAAAGTTTTGCATAAGCAAATGCGATCACAGCCAGTGCGAGAAGGATTACGATACTTGAAGAAAACGAAGAAAAAACCATAAACGCCAGCAATACAATGACTTTGACCCTGGGGTCAAGGCATTGCAGCAGCATGGTTTTTGACGCATACCGTTCACAATAGAATTCGTTTTCAAATACTTCTGAAAAATGATGGAGTGTTTTAATTAGAAAATTTGTCCCGGAAGATGCCACACGGGCTTTTTCATCTCGACTCGTTTCAAGCAGCCAGGCAGGAATATCGGGCGGTATTTCCGGATGACGGGTCGTGCTATTTGGCATTTCCACTCTTTATTTTACCTTTCTGAGCTTTCATAACCAGTGCGGAACTGAGAAGGATCAAGCCGACAATCAATGCAATGCCGATGATTGCCGATAAAATGTAGCCTGTAATGGAGCCTGCGGCACCGTTCCCTAAAACGGGGAGGGAATAATCCGGGAGCAAAGCTTTCCACTTATCGGCCATTGCGGCAAAGCCTGCCGGTATATACCCAATGGCTTTTTTGATTTCTCCTCCGCTCCATTCACCCCAGGCAGTACCCGTTGCGAGCAGTCCGAGCGGAGCCAATAGAATAAGAACGCCGAGCGGGATCAGCAAAGCCTTGTATCTTTTCCAAAACGAAATCTCTGGTTCTTTTATGGATTCCAACGATTCCCGGGCAAAAAGCTGGGGAGCGAATTTGGCAACATAAGCAACGGCCGCCGCCGTAATAACGGCTTCTACAGGCCCTGCCACCAGACCGTGTGCGAACATCATGGCAGGTATCGAGACGGATAGGGGATAGGGGCAATAGAGCGCGGAACCATTGGCCGCCTTGAAAAGGAGAGGCTGGATGCCAAACTCTACAGATGCGCAAAAAGCGGCAAGGTTTAATCCCGCATAGCTTCCGATGAGAGAACCGACAAGATTGCGGCGGCTGCCGGGCTTTGATCTGCCGGTGATCCATTTATATATAGCGTATCCGGTAAACGGCATAACTACAGCCATATTCAGACAATTGATTCCAAACGCCATGATACCGCCGTCGCCAAACACAAAAGCCTGTATCAGCAGAGTGGTGGAAACCGAAATGGTTGCCGCCCAGGGCCCCAGCAGGATCGCAATGAAGACCGCGCCCACCGCATGAGCCGAGCTCCCTCCCGCCACCGGAACATTGAACGCCATGATTACAAAGGAAAATGCAGCACAAAGCGCAAGGGTGGGAACCCGTCTCTCACCCAGTTTCTTTTTGACTTGATTGAAAGCGACGATCCAGACAGGCACCATGCCTGCTATGGCCGGAATCGTGGTCTGAGGTGAGAGGTAACCGTCCGGAATATGCATAAATGCAACCCTCACTTTACAATTTATTGATCATACTTGCCAGATATCCGGCTCCAAAGCCGTTGTCGATATTTACAACGCCGATACCGCTGGCGCAGCTGTTAAGCATGGCCAGAAGTGCGGAAAGCCCTCCAAAATTGGCTCCGTATCCCACACTGGTGGGCACGGCAATGACGGGTTTGTCCACCATTCCGCCAACGACACTCGCCAGTGCGCCTTCCATTCCGGCCACGACAATGAGCACATTTGCGCGCATGAGGTGATCGGAATTGGCAAACAGGCGATGTATGCCCGCAACGCCAACATCATAAACTCTATCCACCCCGTTGCCAAGAGTTTCGGCCGTGACAGCGGCTTCTTCTGCCACCGGAATATCGGATGTGCCGGCTGTTATGACAGCAATCATTTTATCTGTGACAATGAGGTCTCTTCTTTTTACCACAACGATTCTGGCAGTTTCATAATACACTGCATCCCGGGTCAGTTCAAGTATGCCTTTATAGACGTCCTCTCCTGCTCGGGTGGCAAGGATGTTGTTGTTGTTTTCCATAAGCTTTTGCACGATTGATTTTATCTGACCGACTGTTTTGCCCTGACAAAATATGACTTCAGGATAACCGTTACGGATACTTCTGTGATGGTCAACCTTTGCGAAGCCGAGATCTTCAAAAGGAAGATTTTTTAAATCACCAACCGCTTCTTCAACACTTACATGCCCCTCTTTTACTTGTTCCAGAAGCCTTTTCAGGCCATCTTCATTCATAATAGTGCCCATTCCTTCCGCCTCGCTCAGAGCAAAAAACGTGACAATGTCCGTCGGATCTCCCTGCCGCATTGTACCACGTAACCCCAGGTGCATTCAACCGGCATACAGATGGCATATTCGGGGATGTGCGGGCGTTTCCTACAAATCCGTACCCAATCGGTAGGCTTTTTGCTCTTTCTGGTTGTCCGATGTGGTCAATTTGGCTTTGGTTACCGTTCCGCCATGCAGTGCAGCCATCGCGTCGTCCAGCTCCGGCGAGGTGTCGGCCGCGCCGGTGTCGAAGACCAGCACATGCTGCGAAGGCGTCAGGGTCACGTTCTTCATATAATCCAGCAGCACCGGCGAAAGCTTCCCGCCGTATACGGGGGAGCCGAACACAACCACCGCGTAGCCGGAGAGGTCGGTGGAAAGATACCTGCCCGGATGGTTGACCGTGACCTGATAGCCGTTCTTGTTCAGGCCTTTTGCAATCTGGAAAACGGTTTGTTCGGTTACATCGGACAAGGCCGACGGCTGATAGATGACCAATGCCTTTTGGCCGGACGGCGTGCCGTTGAGTACCTGGGGGTGGTTGCCGGCGGAGTGGTTGACTACCGATGTCAGCCGGTTCAGGAGCACAAAACCGGTAATCATGAACGCAGCAAAGACACCCGGTATGATCAATAGAATGTTTCGGACGATATGCTTTTTCATTCAATTTTCCTCACAGTCGGTTCATGTCGGGGTGGATGTGTGAACGAAGCAGCAGGATAAGGCAGGCACGAACACGGGCCGTCATGGAAACGATAGCCAGAAACGCCGCCAGGTACAGCACGGCATACAAAACACCAGTAAAAGCGGCATGGCCGACCGTCTCGCAGGCAAGCATGGGCGCAGTATAAAAAAACATGGCGGCCAACCGCCCGAGTGTGTCGAATACAAACAGGCGTTTTGGTTCATGCGGTGTTTTTTGCAGATATCTGGATGTGAGCAGAAAGCCGGTAAAATCCAGAGCGGCGACTGCAGTGAACCAGACGGGCACGATTCCGGACAGATTGAAGAGCATCAGAGCAGGGAAGATGAACGAGCAGTCCGCCAGGATGTCCAGCCGGGCGCCCACGGCGGACTCTGTCCGCAGCGCCCGTGCCAGCCGGCCGTCGATGAAGTCGGACAGCCAGATGAAAGCCTCCAGACCATACAATACGGCGGGCATATGTAACGCGTGGCCATACAGGCTTTTGCACAGGACATACACGAAAACGGCGCTGCAAGCGATGCGCGCAAGGGTGACGGCATTCGGGAGCAGGCGCTTGAAGCGTTTCATATCCGGGTTTTCCCCGCGGGCATGGGGTGTGGCGCTGTTTGCAGCTTGTGTATAAACTGGAGGATGTTCTGCTCAAAAAACACCGATTCGTTCTTGCGGTTTCCGCGCATGGCGCCTACCATAAGCCTTTCTATCCAGTTCATTTTCTGAAAATCGAAACCATACCCGAGGATGTCTTTGGCAACGGCATGTTCCAGCAGTTCGGGTGCAAAGGCGTTTTGAAGCTCCTGCTTTTGCACCTCCGGGTCGGTGACACCCGCGCAGAGGAACAGACCGGTCTTTTTGTCAAGCAACTCCGGCAAATGCCGGTCTATAAATGTGGTCAACGCTTTCTGAACATGCCCGATGTAGACGGAACCGCCCAAAATCACGGCATCGTACGGTTCCAGAGAGGGGACTGTACCGTTTGCGTCGGCAAGCTGTGTTTCGCCGCCCAGCATGGCCTGCAAACGTTTCGCCACACTGCGTGTACAGCCGTATTTCGTGGTATAGATGATGATGGTTTTCATGCGGCTTTGCCTCCTTTGTTGGCCGGTTCTTTGATCGTGCGCAGCAAAACGAACAGAAATACAAACGCGATCGCGTTGGCGGCGGGAAACAGGACGCATACCGCCGCCGGCACCGCTACGCCCGCCAGCACCTGCCCGATGACCATGGCGGTCAGAGCCGTGAGCATGGTCGCGGCCTTCATACAGACCACGGTGCCCAGCAGTAGGCCGAACGGATTTTTTCGCAGCAGCAAGATGGCTGTCAGCCAGGATACCGGTACGATGAATCCAAGGTCCATCGCCTGGATGACTAGTGTGGTATATTGCTCCAAACCGGACGGTACCGTATCGTTCAAAAGCGAAGGCTCGATTTTGCCCAACCACATCAGCCCGACCGACGTACCCAGAAACAGCAGAAAGACCGCGATCGGTTTGGCGGGGAACCGGTCTCCGATGTTTTCGGACAGCGCCCGCGTATCGAATGACATCATGGTGAGCACGAACGCAAAGAAGCTCATCGACATCAGGGCCACGTCGGCCAGGAACAGGCTGTTGTACATGGAAGTGAACGAGTACGACATATAGGTATACAGGAAATAGGCCAGAGTCCCCGCCAGCAGGAGCCGCCCTCTCAGGCTGCCCCTGCGCGCGAATACGATGGAAACGATCAGCAGCGGGACGCCCAGGCAGAGCGTCACGACATCCTGTGCGATGGCCTGCGCCGCCATGGAGACGGAATCGAACCGGTACAGCCCTTTGCCGAAAAGTATCACCTGTTCGCCGTGTATGGTCGTAAACGCATGCTTGCCGGGGCCTCCGGCGGAAAAGATGCCGATGGCGGCCGCGGCTGCCGCCAACACGGAGATGCAGATTGCCAGGATCGTAATGGATTTTTGTTGTTTCATGCAATTTTTCTCGGTCTTTCCGGTCGTCCTGTTTGCTCCGTTCAGAAAGGCGTTTTCCCGAAACAGGTCGAAAATATCCGGCGGTTTCCCTGATGGGTTCAGAGCGTGCCGACCGCGGCGGCAATAAATTCGAGAAAATGCCGGATCAGCCGTTCCTGCTGTTCTTTGTCTATTTGTTCGGTGTTGATCCGCATGACCAGCCCGAACATGGATGCCCAGATGATTTGAGCGGTCAGTTCCAGTTGGCTGTCGTCATAGCCGGCGCGGTCTTTCAGAATCACACGCAGGATGTCGCGCATCATGCCGATCGCACGGCGGTCGGACGCTGCTCCCCGCTGCAGAACGGACGTGCGCGCGAGGACTGCGGGAGACTCGCCTAGCATCAGCGTTTTATAGTCTTCTTCCATGGTCAGGGCCAGCGTAATGAACCGGCGCAGGTTGTTCAACAGATACTCGACGGGATCGTTTCCGTGGCAATCGGGTGCCGAAAGCGCGTCTATAAATTGCTGGTATCTGTCGGAAATGATATGGTCGAGGATATCCTCTTTATCGCGGAAATAGTGGTAAACGTTAGCAGGAGAATACTCGATTTTTTCGGCCAGTTTGCGGATGGAAAGTTTTTCAATGCCTTCGTTTCTCATGATCTCAATGGCGGCTTGCAGGATCTTTTCGCGCATTTCCGCTTTTTCCCGTTCTTTTCGTTCCTGTATCCCGATGATGCCATCCTCCTTTGAACATAATAAATTTTTCAAACAGTGTTCAATAAATATATACTATAAATTTTCAGGGCTGTCAAGAGGAATAAAGCAAAAAGATGAGGTTCGGTCGTGCCGGCGCCCGCATGGCGGGTGCAGCGTACCGCAGGCAACAGGATGTAAACCATCTATTGACCACACCGGTCAACGGTGCTATACTGAAATTGACCGGTATGGTCAATGAAGCGTGCCGGGGAGGTGGGACATTTGAATGAAAAATTTATGAGCCTGAACGCCGAAAAGCAAGCACGTATCCTCAATGCTGCATTGGAGGAGTTTGCAAAAAAAGGATATAAAAACGCCTCGACAAATGAGATCGTGCGAAAAGCGGGCATTTCCAAGGGGCTGCTGTTCCATTACTTTGGCAATAAAAAACGGTTGTATCTGTTTCTCTACGATTACGCCAACGACGTTTTTACAAACGAATTTTTCAACAGGCTGGATTATGGCAGGGCCGACCTGTTTAAACGTCTGAAACAAATGATCGAGCTGAAAATAGAGCTTAGCCGGAAACACCCCGACCTGTATGAGTTTATGGTCTGCGCGACTTTGGAGGATGTCGGCGGCATCAAGTCCGAGATTGAGACGAAGAGCCGGATCAGCATACAGGACAGCATGGCACGGGCTTTTGGAGGCCTGGACACATCCGGATTGAAGGAAGGACTGGACCTCCGCCGCGTTTTGGAGATCATCACATGGGTAGGGCAGGGGTTTGCCAATCGGCGTCTGTTGGAATATAAACGGGACCCGGCCAAGCGTGCCCGATTCGATATGCGCGCGGAAGCCGCAGAGTTCGATACCTACATCGCCATTCTGAAAGACGCCTTTTACAAATGAACATACGGGAGGGTACGGTCATGAACGTGATCGAAATCAAAAACCTGACTAAATATTACGGCAGGTCCCGCGGCATCACCGATGTGAACCTGCGCGTGGAACAGGGGGAGATCTTTGGATTTATCGGGCCCAACGGCGCGGGCAAATCGACAACCATCCGCACGCTGCTGGGGCTGATCTATCCCACGAGCGGCAGCGCAACCGTTTTTGGAAAAAGCTGCGCAGCCTGTCCGGAAATCAAAAAGGAGATTGGCTACCTGCCTTCCGAGGTGTTCTATTACGACAACATGCGGGTGATCGACCTGCTGCGGTATTCCGCCAGCTTTTATAAGAAAGACTGCACCAAACGCATCCACGAACTGGCCGATGCCATGAATCTGGATGTACATAAAAAGATCGACGACCTTTCGTTCGGCAACAAGAAGAAGGTGGGCATCGTCCAGGGGCTGCTGCACGAACCAGAGCTCATCATCCTCGACGAGCCCACCAGCGGGCTCGACCCGCTGATGCAGCAGAAGTTCTTCGCCCTCATAGCGGCGGAAAACCAAAAGGGCGCGACGGTGTTCTTTTCGTCTCATATCCTCAGCGAGGTGCAGAAAATGTGCAACCGCGTGGCGTTTATCAAGGACGGTCGTATCATCCGCACGGAAAAGATGAGCGACCTGCAGGAAAACAGCTATAAACGCATCCATCTGGAGGCAAACGGGCCGGTTACGTCATCGTATTTCGCTATGGACGGCGTGCGCGACCTGAAAATGGAGGGCAATACGGCCGGCTTCCTGTTCAAGGGCAACGTCAACCCGTTGATGCAAAAGCTCGCCGCGCTCGATCTGCGCAACGTCTCCATCGAGGAACCGGATCTGGAGGAGATTTTCCTGCATGATTACGGGAGGGAGGACCGGACGGTATGAATATATACCTGCACGAGTTGAAGACCCTGCGCCGCTCCACCATCGTCTGGACATGCGCCATCATCGCGCTGGCTGCACTGTATTTCTCGTTTTATCCCGGTGTCGTGCATGACGCGGGCGATTTTAAAAAGCTGATGAGCGGCTATCCGGCGCCTATTCGGGCGGCACTGGGCATCTCGCTCGATAATGTGACGTCCGTCCTGGGCTATTACACCATGGTGTTTGCATTCGTTCCACTCTGCGGTGCAATCCAGTCCATGATTTTCGGCATGTCCGTCCTTTCGCGGGAAACAAGGGAGCGGACGGCGGATTTTCTAATGGTCAAGCCTGTTTCGCGTACGGCTATCGTGAGTGCCAAGCTGCTGGCAGCCGTAACCATGCTGATTGGCACCAACACGCTCTATGATGCCGCAGCCTTTTTCCTTGCATTCATCGTCAAGACGTCAGACTTCAGTGGGCGGGTGCTTTTCCTCATCAACCTCACGCTTTTGTTCATCCAGCTTGTTTTTTTGGCCTTGGGGCTGTTCATTTCGGTGTTTTTCAAAAAACTCCGGTCCGTGCTTCCGGTTTCCCTCGGCGTCGTCTTGGGGCTTTATATGCTGGGAGCGCTCGCAGTCACCGGTAAAGACGCGGATGTCGTCCGGTTTTTCTTTCCGTTCAAATATTTTGACATCGCCTACGTCACCAAACACGCAGGATATGAAATGCCTTATCTCATCACCGGAGCGGTCGTCGTGCTGGCGGCGGTTGCAGCCGCATATCTCATTTATGCCAAAAAAGATATTCACGCCGTGTGAACCGCCGGAAGAAAGGGGGGTCAGTCTGTTATGAACCTGTTTATGCGGGAGCTCAGGGCCAATCGAAACGCCTTGATTATCTGGAGCGTCTGCATGGTGCTGCTGGTCATCAGCGGCATGTCGAAATACACGGCCTATTCTGCGGGTGGGGCGAACGGCCAGATTTTCAGCAATCTGCCTTATTCCATCAAAGCGCTGCTGGGGTTCGGTTCGTTTGATGTGACCACTATGAGCGGCTATTTTGGCATGCTGTTTCTCTATATAGAGCTTGCCGCCGCCATACACGCTGTTTTGCTGGGTTCCGGCATCCTCTCAAAAGAGGAGCGCGATAAAACGACCGAATTTCTGATCGTCAAGCCGGTTTCACGTACGTCCATCCTTACGTCCAAGCTGCTGGCCGCTCTGGTGAATATTCTGGTGCTGAACCTTGTCTCGCTTGTTTTTTCCCTGACGGCGGTGTCCGCTTATAACAAGGGCAAAGGCATCTCCGGCGAAATCGTGGCATTTATGGCGAGCATGCTGTTGGTACAGTTGATTTTCCTTTCGCTCGGCTTTGCGTTGGCTGCCGTTCTCCGGCATCCGAAAACCGCGGGGTCCGTCAGTACCGGCGTGCTGCTTGGCTCGTTCGTGCTGTCCAAAGTTACGGATCTGACCGATAAGCTCGATGCGCTGAACCTGCTTTCTCCGTTCAAATATTTCAGTTATCAGGACATCGTGTTCGGACGCGGGCTCCATGCCGGCGCCGTGTTCCTTTCGCTCCTGCTTTCCGCCGCTCTCATCGCCTGCACCTATGTTTTCTATAAAAAGCGGGATCTGAGTATCTGAAGCGCGGCATGCGCGGATAATTGCGCGATCTCTGCGAATGTGATATTCTGGTACGGATAATAGAGACGGAATGAGACGGCAGGCTCTGTTGCAGCCTGCCGCATAGATAGGAAACTGTTTTGTACAGGCGGGAGGAACTATGCAGAAAATGGGCAGGGTCGTTTCAGTCAATCGTAGCGAGGTAAAAGGCGTGGTGAAAGTGCCGGTTGCAAGCGGGGAACTGCGTGTAGACGTGGGTTTGATGGGGGATGCCCACGCGGGCACCGGGAAGCGGCAGATCAGCCTTCTGGCGGCGGAAAGCATTGAAAAAATGCAAAAACAAGGGGCACAAGGCCTTGTGCCCGGCAGTTTCGCCGAAAACATCACTACGCAAGGGGTGGAGCTTTACACCCTTCCGGTGGGCACGCGGCTGCAAATCGGTGAAACGCTCCATGTTGTAACCCAAATCGGGAAGGAATGCCACAAAGGCTGCGCCATACGGGAACTGGTGGGCGATTGCGTCATGCCCCGTGAAGGGATTTTTACCAATGTGCTCAAAGGCGGCACCGTCCGTTCCGGCGACGCCGTGACGATTCTGCCGTATGCCGGCGACAAACAGGGCGACGGTGTGCCGGTGGATGATACGCCCGCTTTTTCACATCTGGATCAAGATGGGAATATCCGAATGGTGGATGTGTCGCAGAAGGATGACACGCAAAGGCGGGCGGTGGCGGTCGGACGGATCGCCATGTCTCCCGAA
Proteins encoded in this region:
- a CDS encoding energy-coupling factor ABC transporter ATP-binding protein translates to MNQTVFKLDEVSYAYPQSEPVLSNISLEIVAGERLSILGANGCGKSTLLKILAGLLFPQSGTFTAFGKKVEREHFKGNLSTVYHRRIGFVFQDSEAQLFCSTVYEELAFGPLQFGLPKDTIRKRIDELSSILDIEKLLEKPPFHLSGGEKKKVAIGSVLILNPDVLVLDEPASSLDPRSQTWLLHLLQSLGKAGKTLIFATHDLDLVPHVSDRAILFDEDHTIAADLPVKTLLKDPKLLKQVNLVDEHYHTHPWDFQED
- the cbiQ gene encoding cobalt ECF transporter T component CbiQ, coding for MPNSTTRHPEIPPDIPAWLLETSRDEKARVASSGTNFLIKTLHHFSEVFENEFYCERYASKTMLLQCLDPRVKVIVLLAFMVFSSFSSSIVILLALAVIAFAYAKLSGLNMTDYFRRVWAYLPPAVFVCSIPGASSLFTKGAPLFYVLPPGTFGMQNGLYFTSSGIAMAFRLALHPGISLSFAFLLLLTTRWSQITHALAGMHVPLVVVSVLNMAYRYLFVTVEMAKNMMEARFLRTVGKLETADNRRFMSHSVAYLFIKSQGLSEEIYDAMVCRGFSGKPVSIRSYKISAADVLFLINSVVILMLLIVGEHLF
- the cbiM gene encoding cobalt transporter CbiM yields the protein MHIPDGYLSPQTTIPAIAGMVPVWIVAFNQVKKKLGERRVPTLALCAAFSFVIMAFNVPVAGGSSAHAVGAVFIAILLGPWAATISVSTTLLIQAFVFGDGGIMAFGINCLNMAVVMPFTGYAIYKWITGRSKPGSRRNLVGSLIGSYAGLNLAAFCASVEFGIQPLLFKAANGSALYCPYPLSVSIPAMMFAHGLVAGPVEAVITAAAVAYVAKFAPQLFARESLESIKEPEISFWKRYKALLIPLGVLILLAPLGLLATGTAWGEWSGGEIKKAIGYIPAGFAAMADKWKALLPDYSLPVLGNGAAGSITGYILSAIIGIALIVGLILLSSALVMKAQKGKIKSGNAK
- the larB gene encoding nickel pincer cofactor biosynthesis protein LarB, producing the protein MNEDGLKRLLEQVKEGHVSVEEAVGDLKNLPFEDLGFAKVDHHRSIRNGYPEVIFCQGKTVGQIKSIVQKLMENNNNILATRAGEDVYKGILELTRDAVYYETARIVVVKRRDLIVTDKMIAVITAGTSDIPVAEEAAVTAETLGNGVDRVYDVGVAGIHRLFANSDHLMRANVLIVVAGMEGALASVVGGMVDKPVIAVPTSVGYGANFGGLSALLAMLNSCASGIGVVNIDNGFGAGYLASMINKL
- a CDS encoding flavodoxin family protein — protein: MKKHIVRNILLIIPGVFAAFMITGFVLLNRLTSVVNHSAGNHPQVLNGTPSGQKALVIYQPSALSDVTEQTVFQIAKGLNKNGYQVTVNHPGRYLSTDLSGYAVVVFGSPVYGGKLSPVLLDYMKNVTLTPSQHVLVFDTGAADTSPELDDAMAALHGGTVTKAKLTTSDNQKEQKAYRLGTDL
- a CDS encoding CDP-alcohol phosphatidyltransferase family protein codes for the protein MKRFKRLLPNAVTLARIACSAVFVYVLCKSLYGHALHMPAVLYGLEAFIWLSDFIDGRLARALRTESAVGARLDILADCSFIFPALMLFNLSGIVPVWFTAVAALDFTGFLLTSRYLQKTPHEPKRLFVFDTLGRLAAMFFYTAPMLACETVGHAAFTGVLYAVLYLAAFLAIVSMTARVRACLILLLRSHIHPDMNRL
- a CDS encoding flavodoxin domain-containing protein; translation: MKTIIIYTTKYGCTRSVAKRLQAMLGGETQLADANGTVPSLEPYDAVILGGSVYIGHVQKALTTFIDRHLPELLDKKTGLFLCAGVTDPEVQKQELQNAFAPELLEHAVAKDILGYGFDFQKMNWIERLMVGAMRGNRKNESVFFEQNILQFIHKLQTAPHPMPAGKTRI
- a CDS encoding TetR/AcrR family transcriptional regulator, whose product is MREKILQAAIEIMRNEGIEKLSIRKLAEKIEYSPANVYHYFRDKEDILDHIISDRYQQFIDALSAPDCHGNDPVEYLLNNLRRFITLALTMEEDYKTLMLGESPAVLARTSVLQRGAASDRRAIGMMRDILRVILKDRAGYDDSQLELTAQIIWASMFGLVMRINTEQIDKEQQERLIRHFLEFIAAAVGTL
- a CDS encoding TetR/AcrR family transcriptional regulator: MGHLNEKFMSLNAEKQARILNAALEEFAKKGYKNASTNEIVRKAGISKGLLFHYFGNKKRLYLFLYDYANDVFTNEFFNRLDYGRADLFKRLKQMIELKIELSRKHPDLYEFMVCATLEDVGGIKSEIETKSRISIQDSMARAFGGLDTSGLKEGLDLRRVLEIITWVGQGFANRRLLEYKRDPAKRARFDMRAEAAEFDTYIAILKDAFYK